A single window of Ananas comosus cultivar F153 linkage group 19, ASM154086v1, whole genome shotgun sequence DNA harbors:
- the LOC109724922 gene encoding uncharacterized protein LOC109724922 isoform X1, protein MAQENHEIVPYNPANFPIRRKRGRPRKYDYPGYEPRRRAQTYYPRPNPSQPNANPSGQVVQPQPNPSPSSSQVPCGSAAHTAATPASTASHCHPRVPVGPTAANSCHGPDDLLGKTVSGVLDGIFDSGYLLTVRVGPTGPVLKGLVFDPRVSVPLSEDNDVAPLLPMTKRGEIPIPGQAPISIPVQSVPNRVTVAQPIQMREPGCELSPPLSRKRATKHDGKHVSPDMQFALKSELRAKILRALLNKAASDANAQSTSAAPSKSGKRFKQNRLPSGSSAGKIETSKDIADTSEGGRNINFVEGPRECEGSKQIKGPSGQMQQVATIFSVTDGSSGQMEQPNTQHLTLSKNKGLSGDVVGPNIPLNKQPNAQTSGLNSEKETLGQIQQAGTPISGLNATDQPPDQTPQPHTEPSCSNEIKESSGKIQDPVTEASGLNGTEVLSGENNLPAAQSSEQLPPSEESKEEPGENEHLDPVAADKSDS, encoded by the exons ATGGCCCAAGAGAATCACGAAATTGTGCCTTACAACCCAGCAAACTTTCCCATCAGGCGCAAACGTGGACGTCCTCGAAAGTATGACTATCCTGGATATGAGCCGCGAAGGAGAGCCCAAACATATTATCCTCGACCTAATCCGAGCCAACCTAATGCTAACCCTAGTGGCCAAGTGGTTCAGCCACAACCGAACCCTTCCCCTAGTTCAAGTCAGGTACCTTGTGGTTCAGCGGCTCATACAGCAGCTACTCCTGCTTCTACTGCTAGTCATTGCCATCCTCGTGTCCCAGTAGGCCCAACAGCTGCTAATTCATGCCATGGGCCTGATGATCTATTGGGCAAGACAGTCTCCGGTGTCTTGGATGGCATATTTGATTCTGGGTATCTGCTTACTGTGCGAGTGGGACCCACAGGGCCTGTCCTTAAGGGTTTGGTCTTTGATCCACGTGTATCTGTCCCTCTTTCGGAGGATAATGATGTGGCACCACTGCTTCCAATGACAAAAAGAGGCGAAATTCCAATTCCTGGCCAGGCTCCAATCTCCATACCGGTCCAAAGTGTACCAAATAGGGTAACAGTTGCACAGCCTATTCAAATGAGGGAGCCGGGTTGTGAATTGTCCCCTCCTTTAAGTAGAAAAAGGGCAACCAAACATGATGGTAAGCATGTTAGTCCAGATATGCAATTTGCTCTAAAGTCCGAGTTAAGAGCCAAAATTCTGCGGGCTTTACTAAATAAAGCTGCCTCCGATGCTAATGCACAATCCACATCAGCGGCGCCTTCCAAATCTGGAAAGAGATTCAAACAAAACAGGTTGCCTTCAGGCTCTTCTGCTGGAAAAATTGAGACATCTAAAGATATTGCTGACACTTCAGAGGGGGGTCGAAATATCAACTTTGTCGAGGGTCCAAGAGAATGTGAAGGTTCAAAGCAAATAAAGGGACCATCAG GCCAAATGCAGCAAGTAGCTACTATATTTTCTGTCACTGATGGATCATCAG GTCAAATGGAGCAGCCTAATACTCAACATTTGACCTTGAGCAAAAACAAGGGATTGTCAGGTGATGTAGTGGGACCAAACATTCCTCTAAACAAACAGCCTAATGCTCAAACATCTGGGTTAAACAGCGAAAAGGAAACATTAG GCCAAATACAACAAGCTGGTACTCCTATTTCAGGCTTAAATGCAACGGACCAGCCACCAG ATCAGACACCGCAACCTCATACTGAACCCTCTTGCTCGAATGAGATCAAGGAATCTTCAG GAAAGATACAGGACCCTGTTACAGAAGCTTCTGGTTTGAATGGAACTGAGGTTTTGTCAG GTGAGAACAATTTGCCTGCTGCTCAAAGTTCTGAACAGCTACCGCCTTCCGAAGAATCCAAAGAAGAGCCGGGAGAAAATGAACATTTAGATCCGGTCGCTGCTGATAAGTCCGATAGTTAA
- the LOC109724922 gene encoding uncharacterized protein LOC109724922 isoform X2 produces MAQENHEIVPYNPANFPIRRKRGRPRKYDYPGYEPRRRAQTYYPRPNPSQPNANPSGQVVQPQPNPSPSSSQVPCGSAAHTAATPASTASHCHPRVPVGPTAANSCHGPDDLLGKTVSGVLDGIFDSGYLLTVRVGPTGPVLKGLVFDPRVSVPLSEDNDVAPLLPMTKRGEIPIPGQAPISIPVQSVPNRVTVAQPIQMREPGCELSPPLSRKRATKHDGKHVSPDMQFALKSELRAKILRALLNKAASDANAQSTSAAPSKSGKRFKQNRLPSGSSAGKIETSKDIADTSEGGRNINFVEGPRECEGSKQIKGPSGQMQQVATIFSVTDGSSGQMEQPNTQHLTLSKNKGLSGQIQQAGTPISGLNATDQPPDQTPQPHTEPSCSNEIKESSGKIQDPVTEASGLNGTEVLSGENNLPAAQSSEQLPPSEESKEEPGENEHLDPVAADKSDS; encoded by the exons ATGGCCCAAGAGAATCACGAAATTGTGCCTTACAACCCAGCAAACTTTCCCATCAGGCGCAAACGTGGACGTCCTCGAAAGTATGACTATCCTGGATATGAGCCGCGAAGGAGAGCCCAAACATATTATCCTCGACCTAATCCGAGCCAACCTAATGCTAACCCTAGTGGCCAAGTGGTTCAGCCACAACCGAACCCTTCCCCTAGTTCAAGTCAGGTACCTTGTGGTTCAGCGGCTCATACAGCAGCTACTCCTGCTTCTACTGCTAGTCATTGCCATCCTCGTGTCCCAGTAGGCCCAACAGCTGCTAATTCATGCCATGGGCCTGATGATCTATTGGGCAAGACAGTCTCCGGTGTCTTGGATGGCATATTTGATTCTGGGTATCTGCTTACTGTGCGAGTGGGACCCACAGGGCCTGTCCTTAAGGGTTTGGTCTTTGATCCACGTGTATCTGTCCCTCTTTCGGAGGATAATGATGTGGCACCACTGCTTCCAATGACAAAAAGAGGCGAAATTCCAATTCCTGGCCAGGCTCCAATCTCCATACCGGTCCAAAGTGTACCAAATAGGGTAACAGTTGCACAGCCTATTCAAATGAGGGAGCCGGGTTGTGAATTGTCCCCTCCTTTAAGTAGAAAAAGGGCAACCAAACATGATGGTAAGCATGTTAGTCCAGATATGCAATTTGCTCTAAAGTCCGAGTTAAGAGCCAAAATTCTGCGGGCTTTACTAAATAAAGCTGCCTCCGATGCTAATGCACAATCCACATCAGCGGCGCCTTCCAAATCTGGAAAGAGATTCAAACAAAACAGGTTGCCTTCAGGCTCTTCTGCTGGAAAAATTGAGACATCTAAAGATATTGCTGACACTTCAGAGGGGGGTCGAAATATCAACTTTGTCGAGGGTCCAAGAGAATGTGAAGGTTCAAAGCAAATAAAGGGACCATCAG GCCAAATGCAGCAAGTAGCTACTATATTTTCTGTCACTGATGGATCATCAG GTCAAATGGAGCAGCCTAATACTCAACATTTGACCTTGAGCAAAAACAAGGGATTGTCAG GCCAAATACAACAAGCTGGTACTCCTATTTCAGGCTTAAATGCAACGGACCAGCCACCAG ATCAGACACCGCAACCTCATACTGAACCCTCTTGCTCGAATGAGATCAAGGAATCTTCAG GAAAGATACAGGACCCTGTTACAGAAGCTTCTGGTTTGAATGGAACTGAGGTTTTGTCAG GTGAGAACAATTTGCCTGCTGCTCAAAGTTCTGAACAGCTACCGCCTTCCGAAGAATCCAAAGAAGAGCCGGGAGAAAATGAACATTTAGATCCGGTCGCTGCTGATAAGTCCGATAGTTAA